The genomic interval CTCGATTTCGCCGGGCCGTTTGAGGTCTTCTCGGTGGCGGATCGCGTCGCGCGGCGGGACGGGCTGGTCCCGGGCGGTGCCTTCGATGTCGCGACCGTCGCCGTCGGACATCGCGATGTCCGCGCCCGCCATGGGCTGATCGTCCGCGCTGCTCACGAGGCGAGCGACGCCCCGCCGTTTGACCTGCTCGTGGTTCCCGGCGGGGTGGTGACCCAGCCGCTCGGCGACGCCGCGACGCTCGACTACATCCGAAGGGCCAGCGCAGCCGCGACGCTGACGGCATCGGTCTGCACCGGCGCCTTCCTGCTCGCCGCGATCGGCCTGCTCGAGGGCCGCGCCGCAACGACCCATTGGGAGGACGTCCCGGATCTGCGCACGGCCCATCCCGCCTTGCGGGTGCTGGAGGACGTGCCCTTCGTCGACGAGGACGAAGTGATCACCTCTGCTGGCATCTCGGCTGGCATCGGCATGAGCCTGCATCTCGTCGCCGGGATCCTCGGCAAGGCCGCGGCGCGCGCCACCGCCCGGCAGATGCAATATGACTGGGAGCCGTGAGGGCCCGCGCGGCTCCCGACG from Phreatobacter oligotrophus carries:
- a CDS encoding DJ-1/PfpI family protein, with the protein product MRVGILLFPEVEVLDFAGPFEVFSVADRVARRDGLVPGGAFDVATVAVGHRDVRARHGLIVRAAHEASDAPPFDLLVVPGGVVTQPLGDAATLDYIRRASAAATLTASVCTGAFLLAAIGLLEGRAATTHWEDVPDLRTAHPALRVLEDVPFVDEDEVITSAGISAGIGMSLHLVAGILGKAAARATARQMQYDWEP